One window from the genome of Cucumis melo cultivar AY chromosome 12, USDA_Cmelo_AY_1.0, whole genome shotgun sequence encodes:
- the LOC103501734 gene encoding histone deacetylase 8 — MAGTPPLSLSHRIDVFWHEGMLNHDTGSGVFDTGEDPGFLDVLDKHPENSDRIKNMVSILKRGPLSPFITWHYGRHALLSELLSFHHQDYVNELVEADKNGGKVMCCGTFLNSGSWGVSLLAAGTTLSAMKHVLEGQGNIAYALVRPPGHHAQPTRADGYCFLNNAGLAVHLALNSGCEKVAVVDIDVHHGNGTAEGFYTSNKVLTISLHMDHGSWGPSHPQSGSIDELGEGQGYGYNLNIPLPNGTGNRGYEYAMKTLVVPAIQKFEPHMIVLVVGQDSSAFDPNGRQCLTMDGYRKIGQIISELAKKYSSGSLLIVQEGGYHVTYSAYCLHATLEGILNLSPPLISDPLDSYPEDEAFSVKVIDFIKKYEDENVPFLKV, encoded by the exons ATGGCTGGTACACCGCCTCTTTCCCTTTCCCATCGAATAGATGTGTTTTGGCACGAGGGGATGCTCAATCACGACACCGGCTCTGGGGTATTCGACACCGGAGAAGATCCAGGTTTTCTCGACGTCTTGGATAAACATCCAGAAAACTCTGACCGGATCAAGAACATGGTTTCCATTCTCAAAAGAGGACCTCTCTCTCCTTTCATCACTTGGCATTATGGACGACACGCACTCCTCTCTGAATTGCTTTCTTTCCACCATCAAG ACTATGTAAATGAGCTCGTTGAAGCTGATAAAAATGGAGGAAAGGTTATGTGTTGTGGAACTTTTTTGAATTCGGGTTCTTGGGGTGTCTCACTTCTTGCTGCTGGTACTACTCTTTCAGCAATGAAGCATGTTCTTGAAGGGCAGGGCAATATTGCTTATGCACTTGTTAGGCCTCCTGGACACCACGCTCAGCCAACTCGAGCAGATGGCTATTGTTTCTTGAACAATGCTGGTCTTGCTGTTCATTTGGCTTTAAATTCTGGCTGTGAGAAAGTTGCTGTTGTGGACATTGATGTTCACCATGGAAATGGAACTGCTGAAGGATTTTACACGTCCAACAAAGTTTTGACTATTTCCCTTCATATGGATCATGGTTCCTGGGGTCCTTCCCACCCTCAAAGTGGATCCATCGATGAGCTCGGTGAAGGACAGGGTTATGGCTACAATTTGAATATACCTCTGCCAAATGGAACAGGGAACCGTGGATATGAATATGCCATGAAAACATTAGTTGTCCCAGCAATCCAGAAGTTCGAGCCACACATGATTGTTTTGGTTGTAGGCCAAGATTCAAGTGCT TTCGATCCAAATGGAAGGCAATGCTTGACGATGGATGGCTACCGGAAGATTGGGCAGATAATTTCGGAGCTGGCAAAGAAGTACAGTAGTGGAAGCTTGCTTATAGTCCAAGAAGGAGGATACCATGTTACTTATTCAGCTTATTGTCTTCATGCCACACTTGAAGGGATACTCAACCTATCGCCTCCTTTGATATCTGATCCTCTTGACAGTTACCCAGAAGACGAGGCTTTTTCTGTGAAGGtcattgattttattaaaaagtATGAAGATGAAAATGTGCCGTTCTTAAAAGTGTAG
- the LOC127144480 gene encoding uncharacterized protein LOC127144480: MLHLKHHCKRSFRILHSSFLLGINKPDCIVWNHIFDTHLVTPDNKKAEWTDPTAHLSIWTEKDVEYYFNTAVGDYNDIPGWGDVNYVITCINIKEHWLAIAADMRKCRIYVFDSMPNYVEQKLVDEALQMPARCIPSLAIAIGVNLHSDRFTYGPWPIRRSKATLQKGRSLDCGIFCAKFVECLVTASDLGCLTVPNMKLFRQQYVLELWANKYFC; the protein is encoded by the exons atgttgcatctcaagcaccattgcaagcgttcttttagaatattacattcctcttttctg cttggaatcaataaaccagactgcattgtttggaaccatatttttgatactcatctggtgacaccagataataagaaagctgaatggacagacccaacagcacacctaagtatatggacagaaaaagatgtcgaatactatttcaacactgctgttggtgattacaacgacataccagggtggggagatgtcaactacgtgattacctgcatcaacataaaagaacactggttggctattgcagctgatatgagaaaatgcaggatctacgtgttcgactcaatgccaaattatgttgagcagaaacttgttgatgaagctcttcaaatgcctgcacgatgcatcccctcactcgcgattgcaattggagtcaacctccattcagatcgtttcacatatggcccttggccaatacgcagatcgaaggccacattacagaaagggcgttcattggattgtggaattttctgtgccaaatttgttgaatgccttgtaactgctagtgaccttggttgtctaactgtgccaaacatgaaactgtttagacaacaatatgtgctggaactttgggccaataaatacttttgctaa
- the LOC103501757 gene encoding uncharacterized protein LOC103501757 — protein MANTTNSRWPPPHPESQSHLHCFNSSPFLRGFAAGMALLLFIAFVIYSLQWLFFHPILPALRLDSLQLANFSSAAAAAPSWIVGFSINNPNKKLAISFQNLDSSIYYKDNIIAQARIRRFLLRPRNSTTLVIPFIAVSLVDESVLNDINGDLARGTINFTVVVLGYANFQISLWQWRGTNIQVVCSDLSVGFSWPPSLAGRSGQLVGGSKQCQLQ, from the coding sequence ATGGCTAACACCACCAACAGCAGATGGCCGCCGCCTCATCCTGAATCCCAATCTCATCTTCATTGCTTCAATTCCTCACCCTTCCTCCGAGGCTTCGCCGCCGGCATGGCTCTCCTTCTTTTCATCGCTTTTGTCATCTATTCTCTCCAATGGTTATTCTTCCACCCCATCCTCCCCGCCCTCCGACTCGACTCACTTCAACTCGCTAATTTCtcctccgccgccgccgccgctccCTCATGGATCGTCGGATTTTCCATCAACAATCCTAACAAGAAGCTCGCTATCTCATTCCAAAACCTTGACTCCTCCATTTACTACAAAGACAATATTATTGCTCAGGCTCGAATTCGTCGCTTCCTCCTCCGCCCAAGGAATTCCACCACCCTCGTCATCCCCTTCATTGCTGTCTCGCTTGTGGACGAGTCGGTTCTGAACGACATTAATGGAGACTTGGCGCGTGGAACAATTAATTTCACCGTCGTAGTTCTTGGCTATGCCAACTTCCAGATCAGCCTGTGGCAGTGGAGGGGTACCAATATTCAGGTTGTTTGCAGTGATTTGTCAGTTGGATTCTCGTGGCCGCCTAGTCTCGCTGGCCGGTCCGGCCAGTTGGTTGGTGGTTCAAAGCAATGCCAGCTACAATGA